From Primulina huaijiensis isolate GDHJ02 chromosome 15, ASM1229523v2, whole genome shotgun sequence, one genomic window encodes:
- the LOC140958264 gene encoding germin-like protein 9-3, translating to MDLFKKAFTVFWASLLILQMATAGDPDILTDFVLPPNTTSVDGNFFTFTGMRSLVTAPVPAKFTVLKATMEQFPALNGLSVSYAVLIYPASSVNPVHTHPRSAELLFLVQGSLEVGFVDTKNKLYTQTLQTGDIFVFPKGLVHFQYNADIKNPSLAISAFGSANAGTVSLPNTLFNSTIDDNVLALSFKTDVATIQKLKSGLKA from the coding sequence ATGGATTTATTCAAGAAAGCCTTCACGGTTTTTTGGGCCTCACTTCTCATACTGCAAATGGCTACGGCCGGAGATCCTGATATCCTCACCGACTTTGTCCTTCCACCAAACACAACATCGGTCGACGGAAACTTCTTCACCTTCACTGGAATGCGATCTCTCGTGACCGCTCCGGTCCCAGCAAAGTTCACCGTCCTAAAGGCAACAATGGAACAGTTCCCTGCCTTAAATGGACTCAGTGTATCCTATGCTGTTCTCATTTATCCAGCCAGCTCAGTCAACCCGGTTCACACTCATCCTCGTTCCGCCGAGCTCTTGTTCCTAGTCCAAGGGTCACTAGAAGTAGGGTTTGTGGACACAAAAAACAAGCTTTATACTCAAACCCTACAAACGGGTGACATCTTTGTGTTTCCAAAGGGACTTGTCCATTTTCAATACAATGCTGACATAAAGAATCCTTCATTGGCCATTTCTGCGTTCGGAAGTGCGAATGCGGGCACTGTTTCGTTGCCGAATACCTTGTTTAATTCGACAATTGACGACAATGTCTTGGCTTTGTCTTTCAAAACCGATGTTGCCACTATTCAAAAGCTCAAATCTGGGTTGAAGGCCTAA